Genomic window (Ctenopharyngodon idella isolate HZGC_01 chromosome 20, HZGC01, whole genome shotgun sequence):
AACGgaaattggaaaaaaataaaattgaaaattagAAACACTATGAAAACACAGACTAACAAGAAATACATTGTACAAATTGTgaactaaaacattttatttttgaattgtACACAAATTAATATAGCACAAGAAAACCACTTTAGAAAGGCACTTAAACTGAAATACCTACctttgaaaaatataaatttaactaTCTCAAAAAAATTGTTACTTACATTTCAGTCATGCTCTACAGTTGTAATTTGTTCAGCAGGactattacacattttaattgtCAAAAATGTTGAAGTGTCATAAAAGCCATTTTGTTGTACTCCATACGCATAAATTGATGATATGCAAAATTctgcttttatttcaaattgATGACACTGATTACATAAGGTAGTACTTGTGAAAGGGCTATGAATGTGTGTGGGTGCAGTTTTGAGAAATAAATCTTTATTGAAATGATTAAATCTCACCATGAGTGTCCAACAGGATATGCAGCTTAATACATACTTGTATTTCTGAAAGAAGTTTGGTGCTTCAAATAGTTTGGACCAATCTGCTTTATTCTGCAATATTTCATCCGTGATTGCAAGACCTGTGAGAAGTTAAACAATCAGAATGAATCAAACAGTGGCGCATAAAATTGGCACAATAGCCTTGTGCTGTATCTTTTCATCTTAAAAGGAATCGCtcagacaaagaaaaaaatttggttattccaaacctgcatgactttctttttagcagtggaacacaaaagagggTGTTGGAAAAAACGTTGTTAaaggacaaacaaacaaacagcaccaCAAAAGTAGTCTATACAAGTAGTGTGCTATATTCCTTTTTTGACAACCTGAAtccatattttattcaaattagaTTTAAGAGCTGCTGCAGAGGGGAAGCTTTttagtaaatttaaaattaagttttgGACTGCTCCTCAAAGAAAGCTTCAGAAAACTTGAAAATAGCACAAGTTGCATGTAATACTCATGGTGCTTTTTATGGTCCTTTTTTGGCACTTCAGACCATGTCATACTTTGGAAAAGACCAGGGTGAACATTCTATAAAATCAGAAagtaaagtcatacagatttagaatgacatgagaaaatgttgacagttttcatttatcAAAGCACGCTCCTTTATTCTAATCATAATTTGTTTCTAGGGATCTTCAGAAATGAGACTGACCCCGCTTGAACTCTTCCACCATGATGGCCCGAGTAGATGCTGAGACATTGTAAGTGGAATTCTGTTGAGGGTAAGCTGGTGTGATGATTGGCATGAGGTGGTACCGGTCACTGGGGGTTacctgaggggaaaaaacacaGCCTGAAGCCTGAAGCCTGAAGTGAATAATCTGAGAGAGTGCCGAAAAATCACTGTACTTTTTAGTAAATGAAATGCTAAATATGGCAGTCTAGAGGTCTGTGCAGAAAGTTTAAGCATGATTTAAGACTGATgccaatttttgtttttgatcatGAGTGGgctaaaaaattatttaatcagatcaaatatattcataaaaatattgaatagtgtcaaaatatattttctttagatATATTGCCTTGcaatacaaatgaatgaataaataaaggcAGTACTCTGGGATCCCAGACTGGGAGGTTGAGATTACAGTCTTCAGGCTGCTTCAGAAGGACAGGGTTTGGCCATTCCCTGAAAACATGACCCAGgaagaaaaataatgaataaatgaaatggAAGAGAATGGCTCTCTGAAAGCAAAGACCAAAAGTTCAGATTCTGTGTTATGTCATTGTCAGTTTGAGTAACTCACCACTTTGAGAAAACCAAAAAGAACTTGTGGACCAGGGTGGAAGCCACAGCGTTGGGGTAGAGTTGGCAGGTTCGTGCCACCAGCATGGCCCACGATACGCCCCCGAGAAAACCAAGGATGTTCGAGTAGATATTATGACCTGTAGGAGTttcaaataatgtcatttatttcttcattttgtTCTGTAAACCTCATATGAATTGAcctgacatttttcacaatgaaGCATTTCTAAAGGCTAAGTGCCAAACAAGAATCTGTCATTTGTTCACTAAAGTGCAAGCATGAGTGCACTGGTTTCTAGGCAGCAAATGCAAGCCAAACGAATTTCCTGAGGCACACTGACGCAGTGCTGCTTTTCTTTGACTGCACTAATACCCACAAACACAGCAGGTCATTGTAGAATTTGTTTTTTGTGGCATGTTCCACAAAGAGAATACAATGCAAGGCTGACAGACAGGCATTTACTCACGTTTTGCCCACATTTTGATGGCTCTAAGAGTCAGTCTGAAATTCTCGATGTTGGGCACCAGGTGAAGAATCTCATCAGTCACTCTGCAACCTGAATGTCGGTAAATTTAgaaatcaggaaaaaaaagtacataaattGATATTACCAGGGGAAAACTTAATTAAACAAGTAAACAAGATTTAGGGCTGGGTTGACCATATAATGGATTTTAATCATTTACCATTTTGATGAAACGATATATTGATTCCTAAATTCCAAGATCAATCATTTAGTCTCTGCTGTTTTCTGATGatgcatgaaaataaaataaataaaaaataattcactAAACATTACTTGCTTTGTGGCACTAAACAAAGCAAAGTgtcagctttcaaattttgtcaattttaatcacaaaattcaaacaataaataccattttgatgctctttaatgtggcatgaCAGATTGTTGTAGCACCTCAGTTTAAGCGCAAGTGCGGAGCGCAAGTTGTCATCtctgcactatgggaagaaggcaagtcggcggaggcagtgtgatgctttaggcaatgttctgctgggaaaccttgggacctgccatccatgtggatgttactttgacaagTACCACCTAACTAAGCATTgtagaccatgtacaccctttcatggaaatggtattccctggtggctgtggcctctttcagcaggataatgcaccctgccacaaagcaaaaatggttcaggaatggtttgaggagcacaacaacgagtttgaggcaTTGACTTgtcctccaaattccccagatctcaatttAATCGAGCATCTGtaggatgtgctgaacaaacaagtctgatccatggaggccccacctcacaacttacaggacttaaaggatctgctgctaacatcttggtgtcagatacaacagcacaccttcaggggtctagtggagtccatgcctcgatgggtcagggctgttttggcagcaaaagggggaccaacacaatattaggaaggtggtcataatgttatgcctgaatGGTATATATCTCAAGTATATATTTGCTGGAAATAAGGTTgctataaaatttaaattttacaattcTCGATACCAGTTTCACTACCACAGCAGAATACTAGGCTAACTCGTGTAAGTAAAAAGTcctcaaaatgattaaaaataaggAAACCGtaagtaatgcaataaaaacataccaaaaaaaaaaaaactacaaacagcAGGACAAAAAGattcaaaaattaaaacagtgctttaagtttttcaagcAAACCTATGAGTATTCAGCTAACAGCCTACTACAGAAATCAAATGTAAAGTAAAACTTAACTGTAAGGATTAAACTTGCTTTGATTCTTATtgaagctacaaaagttattcagtcaagagcagtgagtgattttctctttgtcttttgttttttgattaacattagactgcagcaggtttattaggctgctgtcactttaagaccaaatgcacAAATCTAATAAGCTGATGCACATTCTATTTTCTCCCAACTTtatacgttcacttaagacataaccaactgggTTTaagtgaatactcaccaagccaggcattttgacatattttagtGTGTATCCGTTTGCGTGTAACCATTTAGACGTGCACCCGGAGCTCAAAGTTCACTTCGCTTGTCTCCATTCCTCTTAGACCGCATGAGGAACAGCACAAGTTCTCTTTCGCACttttaataaatctttttaATATCAAACATGTCCCATTTTACAAAAGTCACGTAATTTTACTGATTTGCACATCAAGTTTGGGCTTTTAAGGATGAGCAAAAGCGCACCGCTGAAAAGAAAAGGAACGGGGCACAATAATTGTTTCATCTCGATTATCGTATTTTCATAACCGTTGAAAGCTAATATTGAAATCAATTGAAATTCAATTTCAATTAATCTCACAGCCCTAACCCAAACAAACCGATATTAAATCTGAATTGATTAGTGAAAtctgtgtcaatacccagccctaacaAGATTCATCAGTTATGACCTATTACCATTCAAACTTCGGATACAGCGAATGTCAAGGTTCCTAAGTAAGCCATCATCTCGCAAATCCAGGTTCTCTGGAATGGTTTGTAGTGCCAGTCGGGCAAACAGTATGTCAATCTGCcacaaacatatcaacatttcaaaacacacaaaatgacaCGAGGGGGAAAAattaggacaactttgaactatccatttatgtaatatatgtaagGATGTAAAAATACCTCAATGCCATCAAAAGCCAGCTTTATCACAGGTACAAATGCTTCCTCCACTGCCTAGAAGGCAAAAGCAAAGATCAATTATTAAGCCGTACacaggaagaggaagatgtATATGTACACATTTACAAAAGCTTCCATACCCTCAGGTCTTTGACTTCCTCCTGCTCCTTTAATTTCTCATAAAACGAGGAGAAGAAGTCTGATCTGTCCACATGTCGGGGTGCAACGCAGAGAGCATCAATATCAGCACCTAAACAATTAGGTTAGTGAAAGAGATATTACAAACACATGGAGACTATGTGAAGTACATATGGATCTATCTAGCACTGATCTTTGAAAACTTACCCTTCGTATGAACTCCAAGCCTGTAGGATCCAAACGTGAAGATTTTTCCACCAACACTATCAATCACTGATGATGGAATATTCtgtaaatatatgaaaatatataacagTTTGTATCTGTAAGTGGTTATTCAGAagtttatgtttatattattattaaaaggaCAATAAGATACCTTAGCTTCACTGACTTCACGGATCCACAACTTAACCAACATATTTAACTTCCCAAGCACTAGGATTCTGTTGGCAAAAGAAACATGTTTAGACAACAGCAATTTGATGAAGACTAAAGATGGGTCAAGACTATGCTGTACATTTTCATACTTATGGATATGGATAAATGTATattagataaaataataaaccatTTTTAAAGACAGAAATTATGGAAGCGAACACACGatcactcaaaagtttggggcagTAAGATTTACCGttcttgaaagaagtctcttatgcttatcaaggctgcatttatttgatgaaaatgcattaaaaacagtaatattgtgaaatagttttctattttaatatattttaaaatgtattcatatttcAGCAGTCATGGAATGATGCACGTTATTTCGGGATTCTTTGAATGAATgtccaaaagaacagcatttatttaaaataaaaatcttttgtaactaggcatgtgacggtatcaaattttcatgttgtgataattgctgaagcttttatcatgatacacggtattatcacgatattgaaataagttgcaaaaaaaaaaaaaatgtcatactataacaggtttaagaactctttttcttataaaaaactctgtgaacatttaaatataataacacaatacacagaaaaaaatataaagtaaaatgtttcaaacagatgaaagtgcaaaagaattataaagaacaacaggtaacactttacaagaagttcattaactaagattaagaaagagcaatagctacattacagaaggtattattttttgttaatgttagttaaaaaatacaacaggtcattgttagttttagctcaggtccataaaataataattacaaccTTTgatttagtaatgttattaaacattaattaagattaataaatgctttataagtatttttcattgtcagtaatgaataaacatgttaactaatgaagccttaCGTTACTTAGTGTTACTGAACAataaataatcagaacatttttaatcattatagggcatgttgtagtccagattaaaatataaaaatgtttaagtttgaaaataaatagcctattaagtctttaagtattaattatttggtgctgtgatgaacaacactACGAATACAAAAAAactgaatggctgtttgaagcattttaaatccTGTTAGCGCAGCTGCTTGGTTTACAGGGTTTCCAGGGTAACCGCTGTATCTCTGCTATTTCATTAGCGCCCTCTGttgtcagagagtgaacgtgcactctcattcagcgcgtctccttcactcattccgccatgtgcttctcatgcacgttgggcttgtttacatctgagtgCGCGTGTCCTTTTGATGCAGCATACAGCGGTGTTGagcattttaaatggttgatgggtaaaatattcttaaaatgtattataaaaattaataattcataaataattattcactgtatttttaagtgcccacgataacaatattgtgcatatttATTATCATGATATATCGTATTACTGAATATCGGCACATGtctatttgtaacattatatatgACTTTACTGACACTATCAATTTTAATACATCCTTGTTATATTAACAatactaataatttaaaaaagaaaagaaaaaaaaaaacttgttgcCATCATCGTCCCTGGGTGCTGTGCGaagtttttaatataaactGGTAAAAATAGGAAATATCCTAGCTGTGTCACCAGTTTGtccttttttgtaatttttcaaaacaaaacatgacttCTTGAACATATTGTTACAACTGCCaacaatttatataattttactgtctttaatataattttaaattcttttaatcTTTTGAAAAATCTCTTTAACAAGCCATGCCAGTTGCTTAGTAGGACATCATCCTCCAGGAAGTAAAGGCAAAGAACGTGGCGTGACGTCactttgaacaaaatcaattcAAAACGAAGTTTGATACAGCTTGCTGAAGCgaactttccagaaaagttcACTCTGGCTGGTAAAAACCTTCAAACCACCAATGGTCTGTGGAGATTTTATAATAGGTAGGAGTGGTTCTGAGGCTCCACCTTCTTTATATATCGGGGAAATCTTCCCCgattcatttcttctgttcagtccgtcgAGGTCAGACGTCcatgagtaaaaacatgaacacactacATAACCACTTTATAGTAAAAATttaagttgtaattctaattaAAAGAGACACTGATCatgttttttcatatttaatactgtaaagctgcttgcttttaaacAATCCGTTGTATAAAGAGCTATAAAAATAAACGTGACATAACTTGACTGGAGTGCCGAATTGCAGatctggtgcaaacatatccacatcgctttgatcagatgctttctttactactgttttctcaccgctgtaatttttgttgtgtttattttgttactgaaaGGAAAGCACGCAGctaacatttacatatttatctaAACGCCACTCTTAGCAGTGTGGACGGCGTCAAAatgttcgctaacagtataACACTCTTCTTTTTACCCCcaagtgaaaaacaaaaaagaacttcgccGTCAATATATAATAGTgtgggaaaaaaagtaaataagagTAATGGATTTGATGAACTTTGTgcatattcatttttaagttaACTTCAAAAGTTGTGTAACTGTTAAAGAACCAGCTGATGGTCTCAAACACAATCTATTGGCGCTTTTTCACTGCATGGTACAGTTCGGTAAGGCTCAGAttttggcgcttttccactgcatgggacggctcggtacggctcacttaaatagtaccacctccCAAGCATGCTGTACCAATACTAAATGTGgcatgtaaacactgcagatcactgattggtcagagagaattgTCACTACCAGTGTCActggatttgaaacacgagacaacaaacccgctagatttaaatagtaacagccaccgcagtatcatttgttcgcGAAACAACTTGCTTTAAACGACTGTCgcacgcaacttgaaaaaagaaatggctgtatcgtgtTCAGTAGATGAGGAGCAGATCCACAGCAGTAAAGACGGCGCAACTATaacgatcagtctataatcccacccactttgaagcggcAATAAACTGCAGTGGGaaagcaaaccgaaagtaaagCGTGCCGAGCCGTGCTTAACCGAGCAGAGTCAtaccacgcagtggaaaagcgccataaCTGTCATGATGCATATCCACATACATGTGTGACTTAATGATGTGCATTTCATTTACCTCCGCTGCAGCTCCATCTCCTCCTCAAAGACACCGAAGGGTCGGAGTGTCTCTGTCAGCTTTCGCGTAAGAACCAGATCGGCCTCTTTAGGCGGTGCCAAGCTGATAGGAGACGTGATCCCATAATGCTTTGGGGTCTGCTGTACTGCTTGCACCTGATTGGTAATTGGACTGTGAAAAAGTCAAACATTAATTGTCAACAGAAACATATTCTGGCGAAACATATAATGGCTAAAGATTAATGGTGCATTCcagtcctcctgggaagttcatatttaaattacaattgtgaagtcataattatgagttacTCCAATCGGATGATGATGTACCTTTTCTACAAAAcattcagcaattttttttttaactttacttCTACAAAACGATGAATGCGCATCAGATGTGTTTttgctttatgtttttattcGATTTATGAAGGTGCTGTAAGTTGAATCGTTATATATTCTATCACAATTGTACAATACTGACTTTTTTTGTACATGAAACTTAGCACATACAAAATACTATAGAATATGATATAAAAGTTATTAATTTCAACAAATTTACTGTCAATACAGAGGCTGCATCTATTGCGCCCCCCATATTTTCTCACCGGCACTCCCCTAACTCGGAAACTCTAGGCTTAAAGAAaatgactcattattggctggcatcagcatcacacgcatgcgacGTCAGCAttagccaatactgagccgccatTCTGacagaacctggaagcgctgaatgtaaacagtgtaaGAGAACGACACAGAagaggatattgttgaataaagtcattatttttgtttttgcacacaaaaagtattcttgtcacttcataaaattacggttgaaccactgcagtcatgtcgactattttaacaatgtctttagtacctttctggaccttgaaagtgatggttaaattgctgtctatggaggagtcagaaacctctcagatttcatcaaaaatatcttaatttgtgttctgaagatgaacaaaggtcttatgggtgtgaaacgtcatgagggagagtaattaatgacagaatttaaatttttgggttatctttaaccctttaaagataGTTAGGAACCTACCTTTACATATTACcatttatgtcattttaatgtTGTCAGCACTAACGTTACTTTGTGAACatctttttttcaagattttcaaTACTTTGCAAGAGAATACAGAAGTGAAATCGAAAATACAGATTATGTATTTACCCATAATCAAAAACAACAGCACACATGTTCACAGTTTAGTGCAGACGTTCCAATATAAACAAACCCTTTTTGAGTCTAAACTAGTGAACAGCTCATAGTAGaacaaatattttgaaaaaagatCGCATTTATTGCGCTTCTTGCTGTTGTTTTTCGCCGTTCACACGTGGCGCGTTTAAGTTTAATTATACATGTACGTGTCTCTGACTATTGCGACATGTCTCGCTGTTTTTTCCCAGGGTCTCGCGCAATCAGCGTCCGCAGACGCCATATGTCAAGATAAAAATAGCTCAACTTTAATAAACGTCTGGAGGACCATGCCTTCAGTTGCGTTCCGATTCGCCAATTTGTTTTGAAAGCGTCTTGTCTGAACGCCCCCTTGAAGGGTATTATTAAGTCACTGACCTACATCAATGCGTGCACTACTGATCTATATATGTGAACAAAGTTCAACTCTTGAATGCTATAGATTTAATGTCTGTAAGTTGCATACAAGCCGACGTGCTTAGTATGAGAGCAATCTCTACATCTGATGGCCTCGTGATCATTTTATCTCATTACCAGCTGCATACTGATAAGATTGCTGTAAAAATTGATACATTGTAAACTAGTTCAACAACTAAACGGCActattaaatgattttatcaaCGTGTCGAGTTTTCAACCGATTCGTGACATAAGGCCCAGGACCTCGCGTTTGCTTTGACCACGTTTGTCCTTAAAACTCCGTCGACATACTTACAAAGGCATTATGAAAATCTCCGGTTTATGAGAAGCTGAGAAGCAGGTTATATTCCGCCATTGTGTTTCAGCCTGTCATGAACTGTTACGAAGGCAGTGAAgttgtttcttttgtttgaaGTAACATGGCGCTCCGGCAACTGCAACTGCCAATTGGTACAGGAAGTGACGCCATGACGCATGCCTTACTGACGCTGGCTGACACACGTCTTGTTTTTGTAACCTATTACGAATAATAGTATTTAAAGGGGCAGACATAGCTAAAAATCAGTATATTTTGTCATAACATCGTCACGaacatttcaaaaaaatgtttcattattttacattttttatgttttatccTTTAAAGCGGCATAATGGCTACGTTGGTTATTTCAattgattttcttttgtttactgatttattgatttattgattcaTAAGAAATtagtttgaaaatgaaaaatagctatttttatATGGCATACCATTGAAACATTTAGTAGTCATACTGCAAACTGTTCTACATTATTATCTTTTGCCATACTGttgcttatgttttttttgcaatgcagtGTTCAGCAGTTTAGGGATTTTAACTGAAATTAGCGAgactatttaaatacattttctattATCTCAGCTGCTTTCAGCAAACAGTAAGCTATATTAACAATAcaagtaatttttgtttttcactttaagTTTGGTTGTCTTGTCTAGTTTTTAGTATGTttgtttaaagtcaccataaatcaaaatttgcaaatcttattttttttatggaatattgcacgtatttattataaatgatttaaccATGCACAtcatgttttgattttttgtttttaaattcatgtgccctcttAATCTTTAATCAACTTAATCTTTAACTTCCTCTccctcttctctgatgacatgtttactggcgtgagggcggggcaatcTGTCAATCTGTCacaatatcatcaaaaagttgatttatttcactaattccattcaaaaagtgaaacttgtatattatattcattcactacacacagactgatatatttcaaatgattatttcttttaattttgatgattataactgacaactaaggaaaatcccaaattcagtatctcggaaaattagaatattacttaagaccaatacaaagaaaggatttttagaaatcttggccaactgaaaagtatgaacatgaaaagtataagcatgtacagcactcaatacttagttggggctccttttgcctgaattactgcagcaatgcggcgtggcatggagtcgatcagtctgtggcactgctcaggtgttataagagcccaggttgctctaatagtggccttcagctcttctgcattgttgggtctggcatatcgcatcttcctcttcacaataccccatagatttcctatggggttaaggtcaggcgagtttgctggccaattaagaacagggataccatggtccttaaaccaggtactggtagctttggcactgtgtgcaggtgccaagtcctgttggaaaatgaaatctgcatctccataaaattggtcagcagcagtaagcatgaagtgctctaaaacttcctggtatacggctgcgttgaccttggacctcagaaaacacagtggaccaacaccagcagatgacatggcaccccaaaccatcactgactgtggaaactttacactggacctcaagcaacgtggattgtgtgcctctcctctcttcctccagactctgggaccctgatttccaaaggaaatgcaaaatttactttcatcagagaacataactttggaccactcagcagcagtccagtccttttgtCTTTGGCCCAGGTGAGActcttctgacgctgtctgttgttcaagagtggcttgacacaaggaatgcgacagctgaaacccatgtcttgcatacgtctgtgcgtagtggttcttgaagcactgactccagctgcagtccactctttgtgaatctcccccacattttttaataggttttgtttcacaatcctctccagggtgcggttatccctattgcttgtacacttctTTCTACCACATcctttccttcccttcacctctctattaatgtgtttggacacagagctctgtgaacagccagcctcttttgcaatgaacttttgtgtcttgccctccttgtgcaaggtgtcaatggtcgtcttttggacaactgtcaagtcagcagtcttccccatgattgtgtagcctacagaactaaactgagagaccatttaaaggcctttg
Coding sequences:
- the papola gene encoding poly(A) polymerase alpha isoform X1, producing MPFPITNQVQAVQQTPKHYGITSPISLAPPKEADLVLTRKLTETLRPFGVFEEEMELQRRILVLGKLNMLVKLWIREVSEAKNIPSSVIDSVGGKIFTFGSYRLGVHTKGADIDALCVAPRHVDRSDFFSSFYEKLKEQEEVKDLRAVEEAFVPVIKLAFDGIEIDILFARLALQTIPENLDLRDDGLLRNLDIRCIRSLNGCRVTDEILHLVPNIENFRLTLRAIKMWAKRHNIYSNILGFLGGVSWAMLVARTCQLYPNAVASTLVHKFFLVFSKWEWPNPVLLKQPEDCNLNLPVWDPRVTPSDRYHLMPIITPAYPQQNSTYNVSASTRAIMVEEFKRGLAITDEILQNKADWSKLFEAPNFFQKYKHYIVLLASAQTEKQHLEWVGLVESKIRILVGNLEKNEFITLAHVNPQSFPGPKEGTDKEEFSTMWVIGIVFKKMEGSENLNVDLTFDIQSFTDTVYRQAITSKMFEQDMKITAMHVKRKQLHQLLPKVAIQRGKRKHSSDGLRVMNDGSLDLSVDSDNSMSVPSPTGPSAAKSARASSPQGSTGTATNSSDLQGKTDTSSGSTLLAGAVDGTKPDNVGTSSSNSPRKGAAALKRPASPLQQDLEKKHKVDSVQQNPNPSPCLSAGPAKKRPASPLENETSKKAKAEEFSTPEAKSSGETDGHVAVDPAVVEVVPSDGEFKTETELTAVDIAEKIPLTQKTSSADLSDVPVLPTNPIAVVKNSIKLRLSR
- the papola gene encoding poly(A) polymerase alpha isoform X2 — encoded protein: MPFPITNQVQAVQQTPKHYGITSPISLAPPKEADLVLTRKLTETLRPFGVFEEEMELQRRILVLGKLNMLVKLWIREVSEAKNIPSSVIDSVGGKIFTFGSYRLGVHTKGADIDALCVAPRHVDRSDFFSSFYEKLKEQEEVKDLRAVEEAFVPVIKLAFDGIEIDILFARLALQTIPENLDLRDDGLLRNLDIRCIRSLNGCRVTDEILHLVPNIENFRLTLRAIKMWAKRHNIYSNILGFLGGVSWAMLVARTCQLYPNAVASTLVHKFFLVFSKWEWPNPVLLKQPEDCNLNLPVWDPRVTPSDRYHLMPIITPAYPQQNSTYNVSASTRAIMVEEFKRGLAITDEILQNKADWSKLFEAPNFFQKYKHYIVLLASAQTEKQHLEWVGLVESKIRILVGNLEKNEFITLAHVNPQSFPGPKEGTDKEEFSTMWVIGIVFKKMEGSENLNVDLTFDIQSFTDTVYRQAITSKMFEQDMKITAMHVKRKQLHQLLPKVAIQRGKRKHSSDGLRVMNDGSLDLSVDSDNSMSVPSPTGPSAAKSARASSPQGSTGTATNSSDLQGKTDTSSGSTLLAGVDGTKPDNVGTSSSNSPRKGAAALKRPASPLQQDLEKKHKVDSVQQNPNPSPCLSAGPAKKRPASPLENETSKKAKAEEFSTPEAKSSGETDGHVAVDPAVVEVVPSDGEFKTETELTAVDIAEKIPLTQKTSSADLSDVPVLPTNPIAVVKNSIKLRLSR